One Sediminibacillus dalangtanensis genomic region harbors:
- a CDS encoding heptaprenylglyceryl phosphate synthase: MYDMKQWEHVFKLDPDKDISDEALERICESGTDAVIVGGTDNVTLDNVLNLLGRIRRFTVPVVLEVSNLEAITPGFDFYYIPMVLNSRDKKWMLDLQHQAVKEYGEVIDWNEMFVEGYCILNEKAKAFQVTDSFIPSDEDVVAYAQMAENMFRLPIFYLEYSGTYGDPQLVEKVSRELDETLLFYGGGVSAPGQAEEMKQYADVVVVGNSVYDDLKNALKTVKAVKGNK; encoded by the coding sequence ATGTATGATATGAAGCAATGGGAGCATGTTTTCAAGCTGGATCCCGATAAGGATATATCGGATGAAGCATTGGAGCGGATATGCGAATCGGGCACGGACGCAGTGATCGTCGGCGGCACCGACAACGTTACCTTGGATAACGTCCTGAATCTGTTGGGAAGGATTCGCCGTTTTACGGTTCCTGTCGTTCTAGAGGTTTCCAACTTGGAGGCAATCACCCCGGGCTTTGATTTTTACTATATACCAATGGTGCTCAACAGCCGTGACAAGAAATGGATGCTTGATCTGCAGCATCAGGCTGTAAAAGAATACGGTGAGGTCATCGACTGGAATGAAATGTTTGTCGAAGGATATTGTATTTTAAATGAGAAAGCCAAGGCTTTTCAGGTAACCGACAGCTTTATTCCGTCCGATGAAGATGTTGTTGCGTACGCGCAAATGGCAGAGAACATGTTCCGTTTGCCGATTTTTTATCTGGAGTACAGCGGTACGTATGGAGATCCCCAGCTGGTCGAAAAAGTTAGCAGGGAGCTTGATGAAACATTGCTATTTTACGGCGGAGGCGTGTCAGCGCCTGGACAAGCAGAGGAAATGAAACAATATGCAGACGTAGTCGTCGTCGGAAACAGTGTGTACGATGATCTGAAAAATGCATTGAAAACCGTTAAAGCAGTCAAGGGAAATAAATAA
- the pcrA gene encoding DNA helicase PcrA, with the protein MDDLLKGLNEEQRRAVTHTEGPLLIMAGAGSGKTRALTHRIAYLLGEKEVSPRSILAITFTNKAAREMKDRVYQLVGPDGANIWVSTFHSMCVRILRRDIDRIGINSNFSILDSSDQLSVIKQILKDLNIDPKKFEPRAMLGAISSAKNELITPDEYSKTVGSFYEKQIAEVYERYQKTLRKNQSLDFDDLIMQTINLFDRVPEVLEYYQRRFQYIHVDEYQDTNHAQYYLVKQLADRYQNLCVVGDSDQSIYRWRGADIQNILSFEKDYPNARTVMLEQNYRSTKSILDAANTVIKNNSGRKPKNLWTENNEGSKIRYYQAATEQDEGLFVADKVEEFISSGDYTYKDIAILYRTNAQSRSIEETFVKANIPYQIVGGTKFYDRKEIKDMLAYLRLIANPDDDLSFARVVNEPKRGVGKTSLEKLQAYAAEHGISLYTAVQEVDFTGVSAKAAKSLAEFGALIRNWTKQQEFLSATDMVEQVLKGTGYEEMLKNERSIEAQSRLENLEEFKTVTKHFEENSEDKTLIAFLTDLALIADIDKVDDDPMGDNKIVLMTLHAAKGLEFPVVFLIGMEENVFPHSRSIMDDEEMEEERRLAYVGITRAEKQLFLTHAKMRTLYGRTNMNPVSRFINEIPEELMDGLEEAKQAPFGFGPTQSKPDPFAAPKRSAKKINRPATTGGESIGWQPGDKANHKKWGQGTVVKVHGEGEAMELDIAFPAPTGIKRLLAKFAPITKE; encoded by the coding sequence ATGGATGACTTGCTGAAAGGATTGAACGAGGAACAACGGAGAGCAGTAACCCATACGGAAGGACCGCTTTTGATTATGGCCGGAGCCGGAAGTGGAAAAACCCGTGCGCTTACCCACCGGATTGCCTATTTACTTGGAGAAAAAGAAGTTTCCCCGCGAAGCATTTTGGCAATCACCTTCACCAACAAAGCAGCGAGGGAAATGAAAGATAGAGTTTATCAGCTTGTGGGTCCAGATGGGGCTAATATTTGGGTATCGACCTTCCACTCGATGTGTGTACGGATACTGCGCAGAGATATCGACCGGATCGGCATCAACAGTAACTTTTCGATTCTCGACAGCAGCGACCAGCTGTCTGTTATCAAGCAAATTTTGAAAGACTTGAATATCGATCCGAAAAAATTTGAGCCGCGGGCGATGCTGGGCGCCATCAGTTCGGCGAAAAACGAGCTGATCACCCCGGATGAATACAGCAAAACGGTCGGAAGCTTTTATGAAAAACAAATCGCCGAAGTCTACGAGCGTTATCAGAAGACATTGAGAAAGAACCAGTCGCTTGATTTTGATGATTTGATCATGCAGACGATCAACTTGTTCGACCGTGTCCCGGAAGTACTGGAGTACTACCAACGTCGTTTTCAATACATCCATGTCGATGAGTACCAGGATACCAACCATGCGCAATATTACCTGGTAAAACAACTGGCAGACCGCTATCAGAATCTCTGTGTCGTCGGGGACTCCGACCAGTCGATCTATCGCTGGCGCGGTGCGGATATTCAAAACATCCTGTCTTTTGAAAAAGATTACCCGAACGCGAGAACGGTTATGCTCGAACAAAATTACCGTTCCACCAAATCGATTCTCGATGCGGCCAATACGGTCATCAAAAACAACTCCGGAAGAAAACCGAAAAATCTGTGGACGGAAAACAACGAAGGAAGCAAAATCCGTTATTATCAGGCAGCTACCGAACAGGATGAAGGATTGTTCGTTGCCGATAAAGTGGAAGAATTTATTTCTTCCGGTGATTATACGTACAAAGATATCGCAATTCTGTACCGGACCAATGCCCAATCCCGTTCCATCGAGGAAACGTTTGTCAAAGCGAACATCCCTTATCAAATCGTCGGCGGAACCAAGTTCTATGACAGGAAAGAAATCAAAGACATGCTCGCTTATCTGCGGTTGATTGCCAATCCGGATGATGACTTAAGCTTTGCGCGCGTAGTCAATGAACCGAAACGTGGTGTGGGGAAAACCTCTCTGGAAAAGCTGCAGGCTTATGCGGCCGAGCATGGAATCTCGTTGTACACAGCGGTCCAGGAAGTTGATTTCACCGGCGTGAGCGCCAAGGCGGCTAAATCGCTTGCCGAATTCGGTGCATTGATCCGCAATTGGACGAAACAACAGGAATTCCTGTCCGCCACCGATATGGTTGAACAGGTATTGAAAGGGACAGGCTATGAAGAGATGCTTAAGAATGAACGCAGTATTGAAGCACAGAGCCGCCTGGAAAACCTGGAGGAATTCAAAACGGTAACCAAGCATTTTGAAGAAAACAGCGAAGACAAAACCTTGATTGCCTTTCTGACAGATTTGGCATTGATCGCTGATATCGACAAGGTCGACGACGACCCGATGGGTGACAATAAAATCGTCCTTATGACACTGCATGCGGCAAAAGGACTTGAATTCCCAGTCGTATTCCTAATCGGCATGGAGGAAAACGTCTTTCCGCACAGCCGCTCGATCATGGATGACGAAGAGATGGAGGAAGAGCGCCGGCTTGCTTATGTAGGCATTACCCGGGCGGAAAAGCAGTTGTTCCTTACCCATGCAAAAATGCGGACACTATACGGCCGCACTAATATGAACCCAGTCAGTCGTTTCATCAATGAAATTCCGGAAGAGCTGATGGATGGCCTGGAAGAGGCCAAACAAGCACCGTTCGGCTTCGGGCCGACCCAATCGAAACCAGATCCGTTCGCGGCACCAAAACGGTCGGCGAAGAAAATCAATCGTCCGGCGACGACTGGCGGAGAAAGCATTGGCTGGCAGCCGGGCGATAAAGCCAATCACAAAAAATGGGGACAGGGAACGGTGGTCAAAGTCCATGGCGAGGGCGAAGCGATGGAACTGGATATCGCTTTTCCTGCACCGACAGGCATCAAGCGGCTTCTGGCAAAGTTCGCACCAATCACTAAAGAATAA
- the ligA gene encoding NAD-dependent DNA ligase LigA, with amino-acid sequence MNLEQAKAKIEELRDTLNQYGYEYYVLDKPSVPDAEYDKRLHELLELEGKFPELVTPDSPSQRVGGEPIDEFKKVQHTVPMLSLANAFNEEDLRAFDRRAREGVGEAVTYVCELKIDGLAVSLKYEDGKFVQGATRGNGTVGEDITTNLRTIGSIPLKISQKEPIEVRGEAYMPQKSFLALNEAKEQNGEEPFANPRNAAAGSLRQLDPRIAAKRNLSVFLYGVGQWEAGTLSSHSERLEYMQKLGLKTNPEWRKCENIEEVIEFVNEWVEKRGSLDYDIDGIVIKVDRLDHQEQLGFTAKSPRWAIAYKFPAEEAVTRLYDIELSVGRTGVVTPTALLDPVKVAGTTVQRASLHNEDLIREKDIRVGDTVVIKKAGDIIPEVVRVVEEQRTGEEKEFYMPDQCPACGSELVRLEEEVALRCINPNCPAQLKEGLIHFVSRNAMNIDGLGEKVIEQLFDENLVHHISDIYKLERDELLKLERMGEKSVDNLLKAIEVSKENSLEHLLFGLGIRFVGAKAARTLAEEFEQMDRLQAAEYEDLTAVYEIGDKMADSVVRYFQKPQVKELIEELKQLGLNMEYKGVKKSEKTEDSIFAGKTIVLTGKMETYSRPEAKEKIEMLGGKVTGSVSKKTDLLIAGEDAGSKYDKAKELDIEIWDEEQLKRALEE; translated from the coding sequence ATGAATCTAGAACAAGCCAAAGCAAAAATCGAGGAACTACGAGACACACTAAACCAATACGGTTACGAATATTATGTGTTGGACAAACCGAGTGTGCCGGATGCCGAGTACGATAAACGGCTACACGAACTGCTTGAGCTGGAAGGCAAGTTTCCCGAATTGGTTACACCCGATTCGCCTTCCCAGCGTGTCGGTGGAGAACCGATTGATGAGTTCAAAAAAGTCCAGCACACTGTACCGATGCTCAGCCTGGCCAATGCCTTCAACGAAGAGGATCTCCGTGCCTTCGACCGCAGGGCTCGTGAAGGGGTAGGCGAAGCTGTCACCTACGTTTGTGAATTGAAAATCGACGGGCTGGCTGTATCGTTGAAATATGAAGATGGCAAGTTTGTTCAGGGGGCGACCCGTGGCAACGGAACCGTTGGAGAGGACATCACCACCAATCTTCGCACAATTGGCAGCATTCCGTTGAAAATAAGCCAGAAGGAACCAATCGAAGTCCGCGGAGAAGCATACATGCCACAAAAGTCTTTTCTCGCTTTAAATGAAGCGAAGGAACAGAATGGGGAAGAGCCGTTCGCCAACCCTCGCAATGCAGCAGCAGGCTCATTGAGACAGCTTGATCCGAGGATTGCAGCCAAACGTAATCTCAGTGTTTTTTTATACGGTGTCGGTCAGTGGGAAGCCGGTACATTGTCTTCCCATAGTGAACGACTAGAGTACATGCAGAAGCTCGGTTTGAAAACCAACCCTGAATGGCGCAAGTGTGAAAATATCGAGGAAGTAATCGAATTTGTCAACGAATGGGTCGAGAAGCGGGGCAGCCTTGACTATGATATTGACGGAATCGTGATCAAGGTGGACCGTCTGGATCATCAAGAGCAGCTCGGTTTCACTGCCAAAAGCCCACGTTGGGCGATCGCTTATAAGTTTCCTGCCGAGGAAGCGGTCACCAGGCTCTACGATATTGAACTAAGTGTCGGCCGAACCGGCGTAGTGACGCCGACCGCCCTTTTGGATCCTGTCAAGGTTGCCGGGACCACGGTTCAACGAGCTTCCTTGCACAATGAAGATTTGATCCGGGAAAAGGATATTCGAGTGGGCGACACCGTCGTGATAAAAAAAGCCGGTGACATCATCCCTGAGGTTGTCCGGGTAGTAGAAGAACAACGGACAGGCGAAGAAAAGGAATTCTATATGCCTGACCAATGTCCTGCCTGTGGAAGCGAGCTGGTCCGTCTTGAGGAAGAGGTAGCATTGCGCTGTATCAACCCTAACTGTCCCGCACAGTTGAAAGAAGGACTGATCCACTTCGTTTCCCGAAATGCCATGAATATTGACGGTTTGGGGGAAAAGGTGATCGAGCAGTTATTCGATGAAAACCTCGTGCACCATATTTCCGATATTTACAAGCTGGAACGCGATGAGCTGTTAAAGTTGGAGCGAATGGGCGAAAAATCCGTTGACAACTTGTTAAAGGCCATCGAAGTATCGAAGGAAAACTCTTTAGAACACCTTTTGTTCGGTCTCGGTATACGTTTTGTCGGAGCCAAGGCTGCAAGAACATTGGCAGAAGAATTTGAACAAATGGACAGACTGCAGGCCGCTGAGTATGAAGATTTGACTGCAGTTTATGAAATCGGCGATAAGATGGCTGATTCCGTTGTCCGTTATTTCCAAAAACCGCAAGTGAAGGAATTAATAGAAGAACTCAAGCAACTCGGATTGAACATGGAATATAAAGGCGTGAAAAAATCGGAGAAAACCGAGGATTCTATTTTTGCCGGCAAAACAATTGTATTGACCGGGAAGATGGAAACCTACTCCAGGCCGGAAGCAAAAGAAAAAATCGAGATGCTTGGTGGCAAGGTGACCGGAAGCGTCAGCAAGAAAACAGATCTACTGATTGCCGGAGAAGACGCGGGATCGAAGTATGATAAAGCAAAAGAGCTGGACATAGAAATATGGGACGAAGAACAATTGAAGAGAGCCTTGGAAGAGTAG
- a CDS encoding CamS family sex pheromone protein gives MKRKAVIWLCVLLAMAGCAPSFDNDEEIIEENQDDTSQETAIIPSYNVTEEEYKVILPYKVSKARGVIVGQIANRLDIGELEEGLRRHSKQSFDPDKFYFQEGQKIDEDTVLTWIDELNPEDEEDWDEKVYRNNPRYLSHILEQDYLQKTGENTVELGGMSIGIALKSNYRFQTEPGGPYYYEDISEKEMLREGKKIAQQILERVRGMEDMPDVPIMIALYREEGRNALVPGEFVAKTSVSANSSSIGDWESIDEENVLFPSDDAKENYSEESDRMKTFEQDVAEYFPNYTGVIGKGFYIDDELKKLRIEIPIEFQGKAEVVGFTQYVYGLAMETFENYYDLEINIKSNQRQESLITRDAGEDEPEVHIYQ, from the coding sequence ATGAAAAGAAAAGCAGTCATTTGGTTATGTGTGCTCCTGGCGATGGCCGGGTGTGCACCTTCCTTTGACAACGATGAGGAAATCATCGAGGAAAACCAAGATGATACCAGCCAGGAAACGGCCATCATTCCCAGCTACAATGTGACCGAAGAAGAATACAAGGTGATTCTTCCCTACAAAGTCAGCAAAGCCCGCGGAGTGATCGTCGGTCAAATCGCCAACCGTCTCGATATCGGGGAATTGGAAGAAGGTTTGCGCAGGCATTCCAAACAATCCTTTGATCCGGATAAGTTTTATTTTCAAGAAGGGCAAAAAATCGATGAAGACACGGTCCTCACTTGGATCGATGAGTTGAATCCGGAAGACGAAGAAGATTGGGATGAAAAAGTGTACCGGAATAACCCAAGGTACTTATCCCACATTTTGGAACAGGACTACCTGCAAAAAACCGGAGAAAATACAGTCGAATTGGGCGGCATGTCAATCGGGATCGCCCTGAAATCGAACTACCGCTTCCAGACAGAACCCGGCGGCCCTTATTACTATGAGGACATCAGCGAAAAAGAGATGCTGCGTGAAGGGAAGAAAATAGCCCAGCAAATTCTGGAGCGTGTCAGAGGGATGGAGGATATGCCGGATGTTCCGATCATGATTGCACTGTATCGGGAAGAAGGGCGCAATGCTCTTGTTCCGGGTGAATTCGTAGCCAAGACATCCGTTTCTGCCAATTCCTCTTCCATTGGTGACTGGGAATCGATCGATGAAGAAAACGTGCTGTTTCCTTCCGACGATGCGAAAGAAAATTACTCCGAAGAAAGCGATCGGATGAAGACGTTTGAACAAGATGTAGCGGAATATTTCCCGAATTATACAGGGGTGATCGGTAAAGGTTTCTATATCGATGATGAATTGAAAAAACTGAGGATAGAAATTCCGATTGAATTCCAAGGAAAAGCGGAAGTGGTAGGTTTTACTCAATATGTCTATGGGTTGGCCATGGAAACCTTTGAAAATTATTATGACCTGGAAATTAATATCAAGTCCAACCAGCGGCAGGAAAGCCTGATCACAAGGGATGCGGGCGAGGATGAACCAGAAGTCCATATCTATCAGTAA
- the pruA gene encoding L-glutamate gamma-semialdehyde dehydrogenase, producing the protein MVTPYKHEPFTDFTIEDNRKALEAELKKAEENFGKEYPLIIGGERITTEEKIVSYNPANKSEVIGYVSKANQDLAEKAMKVADETFEWWRKTNPEMRADILFRAAAIVRRRKHEFTAHLVKEGGKPWKEADADTAEAIDFMEYYGRQMLDMKNGVEVNSREVENNRLHYIPLGVGITISPWNFLFAIMAGTTVAPMVAGNTVLLKPASTTPIIAYKLMEVLEEAGIPAGVVNFVPGSGSEVGDYLVDHPRTRFINFTGSREVGTRIYERAAVVQPGQKWLKRSIIEMGGKDTIIVDDNSDLELAADAITYSAFGFSGQKCSACSRVVAHEEIYDDLLARVVEKTKEVNVQDPTRHDTYMGPVIDEAAYNKILDYIEVGKQEGKLMVGGTGDNSQGWFVHPTVFADLAPDSRIMQEEIFGPVVGFTKAKDFDEAIEIANNTEYGLTGAVITNNREHIEQAREDFHVGNLYFNRGCTAAIVGYHPFGGFNMSGTDSKAGGPDYLSHLMQPKTTSEML; encoded by the coding sequence ATGGTAACACCTTACAAGCACGAACCTTTTACAGACTTTACGATTGAAGATAACCGTAAAGCGTTGGAAGCGGAACTAAAGAAAGCTGAAGAAAACTTTGGCAAAGAGTATCCGCTGATTATTGGTGGAGAGCGTATTACTACCGAGGAAAAAATCGTTTCTTACAATCCTGCGAATAAATCGGAAGTGATTGGGTATGTTTCAAAGGCCAATCAGGACCTTGCTGAAAAAGCAATGAAAGTAGCAGATGAAACGTTTGAATGGTGGAGGAAAACCAATCCGGAAATGCGTGCTGATATTTTGTTCCGCGCTGCAGCAATTGTGCGCAGACGCAAGCATGAATTTACTGCCCACCTCGTAAAAGAAGGCGGAAAACCATGGAAAGAAGCGGATGCCGACACGGCAGAAGCAATCGACTTCATGGAATATTACGGCCGTCAGATGCTTGATATGAAAAATGGCGTTGAAGTGAACAGCCGCGAAGTTGAGAACAACCGGCTGCACTATATCCCGCTCGGAGTGGGAATCACCATTTCTCCATGGAACTTCTTATTCGCGATCATGGCTGGAACAACTGTAGCCCCTATGGTAGCCGGCAACACTGTGTTGTTAAAGCCAGCAAGTACGACACCGATCATTGCATACAAGCTGATGGAAGTGCTGGAAGAAGCTGGTATACCTGCTGGTGTTGTAAACTTCGTTCCTGGAAGTGGTTCGGAAGTAGGAGACTATTTAGTCGACCATCCGCGTACTAGATTCATAAACTTCACTGGTTCACGTGAAGTCGGAACCCGGATTTATGAACGTGCAGCGGTTGTACAGCCGGGACAAAAATGGCTGAAACGCTCCATTATTGAAATGGGAGGAAAAGATACCATTATTGTCGACGACAATTCTGACCTTGAGCTTGCTGCCGATGCGATTACCTATTCCGCTTTCGGATTCTCAGGCCAAAAATGTTCGGCTTGTTCCCGTGTCGTAGCGCATGAGGAAATCTATGATGATCTTCTGGCGCGTGTAGTCGAGAAGACCAAGGAAGTGAATGTCCAGGACCCAACCCGTCACGATACGTACATGGGGCCAGTTATCGATGAGGCTGCATATAATAAGATTCTTGATTATATTGAAGTCGGCAAACAGGAAGGCAAGCTGATGGTCGGCGGAACAGGGGATAACTCCCAAGGGTGGTTCGTACACCCGACCGTGTTTGCTGATCTGGCACCTGATTCCAGGATTATGCAAGAAGAAATTTTCGGTCCGGTGGTCGGCTTTACAAAAGCAAAAGATTTTGACGAAGCAATCGAAATTGCCAACAATACCGAATATGGTTTGACCGGTGCAGTGATTACCAACAACCGGGAGCATATTGAGCAGGCTCGGGAAGATTTCCATGTTGGTAACCTGTATTTCAACCGAGGCTGTACTGCAGCAATCGTCGGTTATCATCCCTTCGGCGGCTTCAATATGTCGGGAACAGATTCAAAAGCCGGAGGACCAGACTATTTGTCCCATCTGATGCAGCCGAAAACAACTTCGGAAATGCTATAA
- a CDS encoding helix-turn-helix domain-containing protein: MEIGPFIKLHRIKQNMTQEELAEGIVSESYLSKIENRRTEPSADVINMLCTKLGVEVKSEEDTLLKEKCQEWFDMLFEVNSKEEITEKYQELQETIDNNYSHTQVLFEIHKIRYYLIMDEVNLALKQINNLKEVSNTFDNYQLYFWMKFKGNYNSVIEEFGQAIRLYKMAEEKANQIDISDDEAADLKYTMAVTFSKLRNTLEVIDYANKALEAYSKNYNFIRCAQCHILLGISYRRIRIYDKAIKNYNLAQHLAKLNKHDELIQLTNINLGHLYATRGETQKSIACFKDVLEQQGHLKMKDRLVVITSLMREYYLSQEYEKSREMLNQGLKLMKGIDKERFKLFDYEFETYTHALNNENEKFERVVIDSFIPYLKKQKDYASLIIYTNMVGKHFEDQKKYKLATKYYKLANYSYEQLIKI, from the coding sequence ATGGAAATTGGCCCTTTTATCAAACTGCATAGAATCAAACAAAACATGACACAGGAAGAGCTGGCAGAAGGAATTGTTTCCGAATCCTACTTATCCAAGATTGAAAATCGCCGAACAGAGCCAAGTGCAGATGTCATCAACATGCTGTGCACCAAGCTTGGAGTCGAAGTCAAAAGTGAAGAAGACACTTTGTTGAAAGAAAAGTGCCAGGAATGGTTTGATATGTTGTTCGAGGTCAACAGCAAGGAAGAAATCACTGAAAAGTATCAGGAATTACAGGAAACTATCGACAACAACTATTCCCACACTCAAGTTTTATTCGAAATCCATAAGATCCGTTACTACTTGATTATGGATGAAGTCAATTTAGCTTTGAAGCAGATTAACAACCTGAAAGAAGTTTCCAATACCTTTGATAACTACCAGCTGTATTTCTGGATGAAATTCAAGGGTAATTACAATTCCGTCATTGAAGAATTTGGTCAGGCGATCAGGCTATATAAAATGGCTGAAGAAAAGGCAAATCAAATTGACATTTCAGATGACGAAGCTGCTGATCTCAAGTACACCATGGCAGTCACATTTAGTAAATTGCGTAACACCTTAGAAGTGATTGATTATGCAAACAAAGCATTAGAAGCGTACAGTAAAAATTACAATTTCATTCGCTGTGCACAGTGTCATATTCTTCTAGGGATTTCTTATAGAAGGATTAGGATTTATGATAAAGCGATTAAAAATTATAATCTTGCCCAACATTTGGCTAAGTTAAATAAACATGACGAACTGATTCAACTTACCAATATTAATTTAGGACACTTATATGCAACTCGAGGGGAAACACAAAAATCCATAGCATGCTTCAAAGATGTATTAGAACAACAAGGTCATTTAAAAATGAAAGATAGACTGGTAGTCATTACCTCTTTGATGAGAGAATATTATCTTAGTCAAGAATATGAGAAATCTAGAGAAATGTTAAACCAAGGTTTAAAGTTGATGAAAGGTATAGATAAGGAGAGATTTAAGCTTTTTGATTATGAATTTGAAACATATACTCATGCTTTAAATAATGAAAATGAAAAATTCGAAAGAGTAGTCATTGATTCATTTATACCTTATTTGAAAAAACAAAAGGACTATGCATCTTTGATAATCTACACTAATATGGTTGGGAAGCATTTTGAAGACCAAAAAAAGTATAAGCTAGCAACAAAGTATTACAAGCTAGCCAATTATTCTTATGAACAATTAATAAAAATATAG
- the putP gene encoding sodium/proline symporter PutP: MGTATLVTFIVYLIGMLLIGVISYRLTNDLSDYVLGGRRLGPGVAALSAGASDMSSWLLLGLPGAIYATGLAEGWMAVGLAIGAYLNWQFVAKRLRVYTEVSNNSITIPDFLENRFRDSSHILRVISAIVILVFFTFYTSSGMVGGAKLFEASFGLSYSQALWIGAIVIVSYTFLGGFLAVSWTDFIQGILMFLALIVVPIRAIFVIGGWDATIDAVGQIEPSHLNMVAGVGIISILSSFAWGLGYFGQPHIITRFMALRSPKDVPMAKFIGTTWMILGLYGAVFTGLAGLAFINTQDVGMLSQFGIEVTSENGVQMLADSEKIFIAFSQILFDPIIAGILLAAILSAIMSTIDSQLLVSSSAVAEDFYKAILRKNASERELVWVGRAAVIAIALIATFVASNPDSSVLELVSYAWAGFGAAFGPIILLSLFWKGITRNGALAGIIVGAVTVVIWGDFLEGGIFDLYEIVPGFLLNLIVAVLVSMTGRPHPEAEAEFDEAKSQY; the protein is encoded by the coding sequence ATGGGAACAGCAACGTTAGTAACTTTTATTGTGTACCTGATCGGTATGCTGTTAATCGGAGTAATTTCATATCGTTTAACGAATGACTTATCAGATTACGTACTTGGGGGCAGAAGGCTCGGACCTGGAGTAGCCGCATTGAGTGCCGGTGCTTCGGATATGAGTAGTTGGCTGTTATTAGGCCTGCCGGGAGCTATTTATGCGACGGGACTGGCAGAAGGCTGGATGGCTGTTGGACTAGCAATCGGTGCCTATTTAAACTGGCAATTCGTTGCCAAGCGTTTACGGGTTTACACCGAAGTATCCAACAATTCCATCACGATTCCGGATTTCCTGGAAAACCGTTTCCGCGATTCATCCCACATATTGCGTGTGATTTCAGCAATTGTTATTTTAGTTTTCTTCACTTTTTACACATCATCCGGTATGGTAGGAGGCGCGAAGCTGTTTGAAGCATCGTTTGGACTATCCTACAGTCAAGCACTTTGGATCGGTGCAATTGTCATTGTGTCTTATACATTCCTTGGCGGATTCCTGGCAGTAAGCTGGACTGACTTTATCCAAGGGATTTTAATGTTCCTTGCACTGATAGTGGTACCGATTCGCGCCATCTTTGTAATCGGTGGCTGGGATGCTACCATTGACGCTGTCGGGCAAATCGAACCGAGCCATTTGAATATGGTAGCTGGTGTAGGAATCATCTCCATCCTTTCCTCATTTGCATGGGGGCTCGGTTACTTTGGCCAGCCACACATCATCACACGTTTTATGGCACTTCGTTCACCGAAGGACGTACCGATGGCTAAGTTTATTGGTACGACCTGGATGATTCTCGGTTTGTATGGAGCGGTGTTCACTGGTCTTGCTGGACTAGCGTTTATCAACACGCAGGATGTTGGCATGTTGTCGCAATTCGGTATTGAAGTGACCAGTGAAAATGGCGTGCAGATGCTGGCTGACTCGGAAAAAATATTCATTGCATTTTCGCAAATCTTGTTCGACCCGATTATCGCCGGTATCCTGTTGGCGGCAATTCTTTCTGCGATCATGAGTACAATCGACTCACAGCTGCTTGTTTCTTCTTCCGCAGTAGCAGAAGACTTTTACAAAGCGATCCTACGCAAGAATGCCAGCGAGCGTGAACTGGTATGGGTTGGCCGTGCAGCAGTTATTGCGATTGCCTTGATTGCAACATTTGTTGCTTCCAATCCGGATAGTTCTGTATTGGAACTGGTTAGTTATGCATGGGCAGGATTCGGTGCAGCGTTCGGTCCGATTATCTTACTTTCCTTGTTCTGGAAAGGAATCACCAGAAACGGTGCCCTTGCTGGTATTATCGTTGGTGCGGTTACCGTGGTTATCTGGGGAGACTTCTTAGAGGGCGGCATTTTCGATTTGTACGAAATTGTCCCTGGCTTCTTGCTTAACTTGATTGTCGCGGTTCTGGTTAGTATGACCGGTAGACCGCATCCAGAGGCAGAAGCAGAGTTCGATGAAGCGAAATCTCAATATTAA
- the gatC gene encoding Asp-tRNA(Asn)/Glu-tRNA(Gln) amidotransferase subunit GatC yields MSNISKEQVRHVAHLARLAISDEEVEKMTKQLDDIIHYAESLNELNTEDVEPTTHVLDLKNVMRKDEPRKWIEKEDALKNAPDKQDGQFRVPSILE; encoded by the coding sequence ATGTCCAACATCTCGAAGGAACAAGTAAGACATGTGGCCCATCTGGCCCGGCTGGCAATAAGTGATGAAGAAGTCGAAAAAATGACGAAGCAATTGGATGATATTATTCATTACGCTGAAAGCCTCAATGAATTGAATACCGAAGATGTAGAACCGACTACACACGTACTGGACTTGAAAAATGTCATGCGCAAGGACGAGCCTAGAAAGTGGATCGAGAAAGAAGATGCATTGAAAAATGCACCGGACAAACAGGATGGGCAGTTCCGTGTCCCATCAATACTTGAATAG